A genomic window from candidate division TA06 bacterium B3_TA06 includes:
- a CDS encoding signal recognition particle-docking protein FtsY encodes MLQWKKLREGFLSLRRRFTRAFSSGDRDELEELLVEADIGVERVESLLSESKGEKERLAGLIQGILEKAQKPFEFGAHPTVVMVVGTNGSGKTTTVAKLATLWRPHKVLIAAADTYRDAAGLQLERWAARTATDLVSSVQGQDSAAVVYDALKKALSKGYGVVLVDTAGRLHTRRDLMAEAEKIRRVAAKVIPEAPHEVLLVMDASTGQNGLRQAEGFYDALGVTGLVIAKLDGTCKAGVVIPIVERLSLPIYFIGMGEQPEDIVPFCAAEFTRALLG; translated from the coding sequence ATGTTGCAGTGGAAGAAGCTTAGGGAAGGCTTCTTAAGCCTGCGCCGCCGGTTCACGCGGGCGTTCAGCAGCGGTGACCGCGATGAGCTTGAGGAGCTACTCGTAGAGGCCGACATCGGGGTCGAACGCGTCGAATCCCTTCTTTCCGAATCAAAGGGGGAGAAGGAAAGATTGGCTGGACTCATCCAGGGAATATTAGAGAAAGCCCAGAAGCCGTTCGAGTTCGGTGCTCATCCAACGGTTGTAATGGTGGTAGGCACCAACGGGAGTGGGAAGACCACTACCGTTGCCAAGTTGGCCACCTTGTGGAGACCTCACAAAGTTCTAATAGCCGCGGCAGACACCTACCGCGACGCGGCAGGGCTCCAGCTTGAGCGCTGGGCCGCCCGCACCGCTACCGATCTTGTCTCCTCGGTGCAGGGTCAGGACTCCGCAGCCGTGGTCTACGACGCTCTAAAGAAGGCCCTCTCCAAGGGCTACGGCGTTGTCCTTGTGGACACCGCAGGGCGTCTTCACACCCGGCGCGACCTGATGGCCGAGGCGGAGAAAATCAGAAGGGTGGCTGCTAAGGTGATACCCGAAGCCCCTCATGAGGTTCTTCTTGTAATGGATGCCTCCACCGGCCAGAACGGTCTCAGGCAGGCAGAGGGCTTCTACGATGCCTTGGGTGTTACAGGTCTTGTGATCGCCAAACTTGACGGCACCTGTAAGGCCGGGGTGGTGATCCCAATAGTCGAACGCCTCTCGCTTCCCATCTACTTCATAGGGATGGGCGAGCAACCCGAGGACATAGTGCCCTTCTGTGCCGCTGAGTTCACCCGAGCCCTTCTGGGATAA